One window of Phalacrocorax carbo chromosome 1, bPhaCar2.1, whole genome shotgun sequence genomic DNA carries:
- the RCBTB1 gene encoding RCC1 and BTB domain-containing protein 1 isoform X1 — MTHSSIMVDVGKWPIFTLLSPQEIASIRKACVFGTSANEAIYITHNDEVFVFGLNCSNCLGTGDNQSTIVPKKLEALCGKKISSLSYGSGPHVVLCTEDGEVYAWGHNGYSQLGNGTTNQGITPVQVCTNLLIKKVVEVACGSHHSMALSFDGDLYAWGYNNCGQVGSGSTANQPTPRRVSNCLQGKMVVGIACGQTSSMAVVNNGEVYGWGYNGNGQLGLGNNGNQLTPCRVAALHGVCILQIACGYAHTLALTDEGLLYAWGANTYGQLGTGNKSNQLSPVQIMMEKERVVEIAACHSAHTSAAKTQSGQVYMWGQCRGQSVILPHLTHFACTDDVFACFATPAVMWRLLSVEHEDFLTVAESLKKEFDSPETSDLKFRVDGKYIHVHKAVLKIRCEHFRTMFQSYWNEDMKEVIEIDQFSYPVYRAFLEYLYTDSVDLPPEDAIGLLDLATSYCENRLKKLCQHIIKRGITVENAFSLLSAAVRYDAEDLEEFCFKFCVNHLTEVTQTTAFWQMDGPLLKEFIAKASKCGAFKN; from the exons ATGACACACAGCAGCATCATGGTGGATGTAGGCAAGTGGCCAATATTTACCTTACTATCTCCTCAAGAAATAGCATCTATTCGGAAGGCATGTGTATTTGGTACCTCAGCCAATGAAGCTATATACATAACGCACAATGACGAG GTATTTGTTTTTGGACTGAATTGCAGTAATTGTTTGGGAACAGGAGATAATCAGAGCACAATAGTACCAAAGAAATTAGAAGCCTTATGTGGAAAGAAGATTTCCAGTCTCAGTTATGGAAGCGGACCCCATGTTGTACTTTGCACTGAAG atggtGAAGTGTATGCTTGGGGACATAATGGTTACAGCCAGCTTGGGAATGGCACAACCAATCAGGGCATTACTCCTGTTCAAGTTTGCACAAATCTGTTAATAAAGAAAGTGGTGGAAGTAGCTTGTGGTTCTCATCATTCCATGGCACTGTCGTTTGATGGGGAT CTGTACGCTTGGGGCTATAATAACTGTGGCCAAGTTGGCTCTGGATCTACAGCAAACCAGCCAACTCCTCGCAGAGTTTCAAACTGTTTACAGGGTAAAATGGTAGTTGGCATTGCTTGTGGTCAGACCTCCTCCATGGCTGTAGTAAACAATGGTGAG GTTTATGGCTGGGGTTACAATGGCAATGGTCAGCTAGGTCTTGGAAACAACGGCAATCAACTAACGCCATGCAGAGTGGCAGCGTTACATGGAGTGTGTATACTCCAG ATTGCCTGTGGCTATGCGCACACACTAGCACTAACAGATGAGGGTTTGCTCTATGCCTGGGGAGCTAACACTTATGGGCAGCTGGGAACTGGCAATAAAAGTAACCAGCTAAGCCCGGTGCAGATCatgatggaaaaagaaag gGTTGTGGAGATTGCAGCCTGCCACTCTGCTCACACGTCTGCTGCCAAGACCCAGAGCGGCCAGGTGTACATGTGGGGCCAATGCCGTGGGCAGTCAGTGATCCTTCCCCACCTCACTCACTTTGCCTGCACTGACGAtgtgtttgcttgctttgctaCCCCTGCTGTTATGTGGCGTCTTCTGTCAGTAG AGCATGAAGACTTTTTAACAGTAGCAGAGTCTCTGAAGAAAGAGTTTGACAGCCCAGAAACCTCAGACCTGAAGTTCCGTGTGGATGGAAAGTACATCCACGTCCACAAAGCTGTTCTGAAAATCAG GTGTGAACACTTCAGAACCATGTTCCAGTCATACTGGAATGAGGATATGAAGGAAGTGATAGAAATAGACCAGTTTTCTTATCCTGTGTATCGTGCCTTTCTTGAGTACTTGTATACAGACAGTGTTGACCTTCCGCCTGAAGATGCAATAG GGCTTTTGGATTTGGCTACTTCGTACTGTGAAAATAGACTGAAAAAACTGTGTCAGCACATTATCAAGAGAGGAATTACtgtggaaaatgcattttcattgctctctgctgctgtcagataTGATGCAGAG GACTTAGAGGAATTCTGCTTTAAGTTTTGTGTCAATCATTTGACGGAAGTGACACAAACTACAGCATTTTGGCAAATGGATGGTCCCCTGCTAAAGGAGTTCATTGCTAAAGCCAGTAAATGTGGAGCCTTTAAGAACTGA
- the RCBTB1 gene encoding RCC1 and BTB domain-containing protein 1 isoform X2 gives MEADPMLYFALKLYAWGYNNCGQVGSGSTANQPTPRRVSNCLQGKMVVGIACGQTSSMAVVNNGEVYGWGYNGNGQLGLGNNGNQLTPCRVAALHGVCILQIACGYAHTLALTDEGLLYAWGANTYGQLGTGNKSNQLSPVQIMMEKERVVEIAACHSAHTSAAKTQSGQVYMWGQCRGQSVILPHLTHFACTDDVFACFATPAVMWRLLSVEHEDFLTVAESLKKEFDSPETSDLKFRVDGKYIHVHKAVLKIRCEHFRTMFQSYWNEDMKEVIEIDQFSYPVYRAFLEYLYTDSVDLPPEDAIGLLDLATSYCENRLKKLCQHIIKRGITVENAFSLLSAAVRYDAEDLEEFCFKFCVNHLTEVTQTTAFWQMDGPLLKEFIAKASKCGAFKN, from the exons ATGGAAGCGGACCCCATGTTGTACTTTGCACTGAAG CTGTACGCTTGGGGCTATAATAACTGTGGCCAAGTTGGCTCTGGATCTACAGCAAACCAGCCAACTCCTCGCAGAGTTTCAAACTGTTTACAGGGTAAAATGGTAGTTGGCATTGCTTGTGGTCAGACCTCCTCCATGGCTGTAGTAAACAATGGTGAG GTTTATGGCTGGGGTTACAATGGCAATGGTCAGCTAGGTCTTGGAAACAACGGCAATCAACTAACGCCATGCAGAGTGGCAGCGTTACATGGAGTGTGTATACTCCAG ATTGCCTGTGGCTATGCGCACACACTAGCACTAACAGATGAGGGTTTGCTCTATGCCTGGGGAGCTAACACTTATGGGCAGCTGGGAACTGGCAATAAAAGTAACCAGCTAAGCCCGGTGCAGATCatgatggaaaaagaaag gGTTGTGGAGATTGCAGCCTGCCACTCTGCTCACACGTCTGCTGCCAAGACCCAGAGCGGCCAGGTGTACATGTGGGGCCAATGCCGTGGGCAGTCAGTGATCCTTCCCCACCTCACTCACTTTGCCTGCACTGACGAtgtgtttgcttgctttgctaCCCCTGCTGTTATGTGGCGTCTTCTGTCAGTAG AGCATGAAGACTTTTTAACAGTAGCAGAGTCTCTGAAGAAAGAGTTTGACAGCCCAGAAACCTCAGACCTGAAGTTCCGTGTGGATGGAAAGTACATCCACGTCCACAAAGCTGTTCTGAAAATCAG GTGTGAACACTTCAGAACCATGTTCCAGTCATACTGGAATGAGGATATGAAGGAAGTGATAGAAATAGACCAGTTTTCTTATCCTGTGTATCGTGCCTTTCTTGAGTACTTGTATACAGACAGTGTTGACCTTCCGCCTGAAGATGCAATAG GGCTTTTGGATTTGGCTACTTCGTACTGTGAAAATAGACTGAAAAAACTGTGTCAGCACATTATCAAGAGAGGAATTACtgtggaaaatgcattttcattgctctctgctgctgtcagataTGATGCAGAG GACTTAGAGGAATTCTGCTTTAAGTTTTGTGTCAATCATTTGACGGAAGTGACACAAACTACAGCATTTTGGCAAATGGATGGTCCCCTGCTAAAGGAGTTCATTGCTAAAGCCAGTAAATGTGGAGCCTTTAAGAACTGA